Proteins encoded within one genomic window of Akkermansiaceae bacterium:
- a CDS encoding redoxin family protein: MKIQTVLGIVAAALIAPAFGQEIPKVLEIGSPAPEFSLKGTDGKTHTLADYKDAKALCVIFTCNHCPDAVGAASRMEQIHQDYKGKGVAMVAVNANNPGSLTPDELGYSPYNDSFEEMTPFAKDYGWTFPYLYDGENQKFATACGAQATPHVFLFDGERKLVFTGRMDDMKRKSGPTEKSYLRDALDATLAGKEIGEKTPRPFGCSTKWLFKASNVEKDEANWKAKPVTVEDLSADLAKKLRENGTDKIRLINFWSTTCGPCVAEFPELVETYRRFQNRPFEFISISIDPAEKKNVVGKFLTSRHAALSDKTAPSVKEEGRTTNNYIWTAENTDPLADAIDKEWTGALPHTVLLGKDGKILWKHTDKLDIVEVRRQIIKALAE, translated from the coding sequence ATGAAAATCCAAACCGTACTGGGAATCGTGGCCGCCGCGCTCATCGCGCCCGCCTTCGGACAGGAAATCCCGAAAGTCCTCGAGATCGGCTCGCCCGCTCCGGAATTCTCCCTGAAAGGGACCGATGGCAAGACACACACCCTGGCGGACTACAAGGACGCGAAGGCCCTCTGCGTGATCTTCACCTGCAACCACTGCCCGGATGCCGTGGGCGCGGCCAGCCGGATGGAGCAGATCCACCAGGACTACAAGGGCAAGGGCGTGGCCATGGTGGCGGTGAACGCAAACAACCCCGGCAGCCTCACCCCGGACGAGCTGGGCTACTCCCCCTACAATGATTCCTTCGAGGAAATGACCCCGTTCGCCAAGGACTACGGCTGGACCTTTCCCTACCTCTATGACGGCGAGAACCAGAAGTTCGCCACCGCCTGCGGCGCGCAGGCCACCCCGCACGTGTTCCTGTTCGACGGTGAGCGGAAGCTCGTCTTCACCGGCCGCATGGATGACATGAAGCGGAAGTCCGGCCCCACGGAAAAGAGCTACCTGCGTGACGCGCTGGATGCCACCCTCGCGGGCAAGGAAATCGGCGAGAAAACCCCGCGTCCGTTCGGCTGCTCGACGAAATGGCTGTTCAAGGCAAGCAACGTCGAGAAGGATGAGGCGAACTGGAAGGCCAAGCCCGTCACCGTCGAGGACCTGAGCGCGGACCTGGCGAAGAAGCTCCGCGAGAACGGCACGGACAAGATCCGCCTCATCAACTTCTGGTCCACCACCTGCGGCCCGTGCGTCGCGGAGTTCCCGGAGCTGGTGGAAACCTACCGCCGCTTCCAGAACCGCCCGTTCGAGTTCATCTCCATCAGCATCGACCCTGCGGAGAAGAAGAACGTCGTCGGGAAATTCCTCACCTCCCGTCATGCCGCGCTTTCGGACAAGACCGCTCCGTCCGTGAAGGAAGAAGGCCGCACCACCAACAACTATATCTGGACCGCCGAAAACACCGACCCGCTTGCGGACGCCATCGACAAGGAATGGACCGGCGCGCTGCCGCACACCGTCCTGCTTGGCAAGGATGGCAAGATCCTGTGGAAGCACACCGACAAGCTGGACATCGTCGAGGTGCGCCGCCAGATCATCAAGGCACTGGCTGAGTGA
- a CDS encoding acylphosphatase yields the protein MAKRVIFSGRVQGVGFRYTTKDLARGFEVCGWVKNLPDGTVELQVMGEEGEVEDFIREIAEESNVAHHIKSLMAEKIPPLEGVRGFSILA from the coding sequence ATGGCGAAACGGGTGATTTTCAGCGGCAGGGTCCAGGGCGTCGGTTTCCGTTACACCACGAAGGATCTGGCCCGTGGGTTCGAGGTCTGTGGCTGGGTGAAAAACCTGCCGGACGGCACGGTGGAGCTCCAGGTAATGGGAGAGGAGGGTGAAGTGGAGGACTTCATCCGGGAAATCGCGGAGGAATCGAACGTCGCCCACCACATCAAGTCACTGATGGCGGAGAAGATCCCGCCGTTGGAAGGCGTGCGCGGCTTCTCCATCCTCGCGTGA